A window of Candidatus Equadaptatus faecalis contains these coding sequences:
- a CDS encoding ADP-ribosylglycohydrolase family protein, with amino-acid sequence MLGAIIGDIVGSRFEFANIHTKDFDFFSEECRFTDDSVMTCAVAKAILDCNGDYSRLSEKAVYWMRKIGVKYPGCGYGSRFTSWILISPKPYNSKGNGSAMRVSAAGWLAKSLEEAKEISEKVTAVSHNHPEGIKGAEAVSTAIYLARTGASKEEIREYMEANYYRLGQTVDEIRKTYGFTELCEDTVPQALQCFYEGTDYEDVIRNCISIGGDSDTLAAIAGGIAEAYYEIPAEIVAKARGYLDDRLLEIVSEFLTKTNKQDKYDCFKIY; translated from the coding sequence ATGCTGGGAGCAATAATAGGCGACATAGTTGGTTCACGTTTTGAATTTGCCAACATACACACAAAAGATTTTGATTTTTTCAGCGAAGAATGCCGTTTTACGGACGATTCCGTGATGACCTGCGCCGTGGCAAAAGCAATTCTTGACTGCAACGGAGATTATTCGCGGCTTTCAGAAAAAGCTGTGTACTGGATGCGGAAAATCGGCGTTAAATATCCGGGCTGCGGATACGGCTCACGTTTCACGTCCTGGATTTTAATTTCGCCAAAGCCGTACAATTCAAAAGGCAACGGCTCCGCAATGCGCGTTTCGGCTGCGGGCTGGCTTGCAAAATCGCTTGAGGAAGCAAAAGAAATCTCTGAAAAGGTTACGGCTGTTTCGCATAATCACCCAGAAGGCATAAAGGGAGCCGAAGCCGTTTCAACAGCGATTTATCTTGCAAGAACCGGAGCGTCCAAAGAGGAAATCAGAGAGTATATGGAAGCAAACTATTACAGACTTGGACAGACCGTAGACGAAATACGAAAGACCTACGGCTTTACCGAACTTTGCGAAGATACAGTACCGCAGGCTTTACAATGTTTCTATGAGGGAACGGATTACGAAGACGTGATTCGCAACTGCATCTCAATAGGCGGGGACAGCGACACGCTGGCGGCAATAGCCGGAGGCATAGCCGAGGCATATTATGAAATACCTGCTGAAATCGTTGCAAAGGCGCGAGGTTATCTTGACGACCGACTGCTTGAAATCGTCAGCGAATTTTTGACAAAAACAAATAAGCAGGACAAATATGACTGTTTTAAGATTTATTGA
- a CDS encoding ORF6N domain-containing protein: MAVKNEIALVTQENIRNKIYTIRGQRVMLDSDLAAIYGYTTKRFNEQVKNNIEKFEEDFMFQLTKTERENLRCNFCTSSLVHEAGNADLSDSHESNLRSKKSTSSWGGSRYNPYAFTEQGIYMLMTVLKGELAVQQSKALIRLFKGMKDYISENRSLIGTDALAKLTVQNTIEITEIKNRLENTVTKEEFADVKADLQKVMDNFIDPDTYKHFLILDGQKIEAEEAYTKIYKSAKKSVCVIDNYIGLKTLELLRSVKKGVQVTVFSDNLGKDKLTQSTFSAFCKEYPNIKIELKTTNGKYHDRYAIIDKGTDKEKIYHCGTSSKDAGGRITTIMEIEDTALYGAMIFELANNPPLKLK, from the coding sequence ATGGCTGTTAAAAACGAAATTGCATTGGTAACGCAGGAAAACATCAGGAACAAAATCTACACGATACGCGGACAGCGCGTAATGCTTGACAGCGACCTTGCGGCGATTTACGGCTACACGACAAAAAGATTTAACGAACAGGTCAAAAACAATATTGAAAAGTTTGAAGAAGACTTTATGTTCCAGCTAACCAAAACCGAACGTGAAAACTTGAGGTGCAATTTTTGCACCTCAAGTTTAGTACATGAAGCAGGAAATGCCGATTTGAGCGATAGCCATGAGTCCAACTTGAGGTCGAAAAAATCGACCTCAAGTTGGGGAGGCTCAAGATACAATCCTTACGCCTTTACCGAGCAGGGCATATATATGCTTATGACGGTACTCAAAGGCGAATTGGCAGTACAGCAGAGCAAGGCTCTCATACGCCTTTTCAAAGGCATGAAAGACTACATCAGCGAAAACAGAAGCCTCATCGGAACAGACGCGCTTGCTAAACTGACGGTGCAGAATACAATTGAAATAACCGAAATCAAAAACAGGCTTGAAAATACGGTAACAAAAGAAGAATTTGCAGACGTCAAAGCTGATTTGCAAAAAGTAATGGACAACTTCATAGACCCCGACACCTACAAACATTTCCTGATACTTGACGGACAGAAAATAGAAGCTGAAGAAGCCTACACGAAAATCTACAAATCGGCAAAGAAAAGCGTATGCGTCATAGACAACTACATCGGGCTGAAAACGCTTGAACTGCTCCGTTCGGTCAAAAAAGGCGTTCAGGTAACCGTATTCAGCGACAACCTCGGCAAAGACAAACTGACGCAAAGCACCTTCAGCGCCTTCTGCAAAGAATACCCGAACATAAAAATAGAACTCAAAACGACAAACGGCAAATACCACGACAGATACGCAATCATTGACAAAGGAACGGACAAAGAAAAAATCTATCACTGCGGAACAAGCTCAAAAGACGCCGGAGGGCGGATAACCACCATAATGGAAATAGAAGATACCGCGCTCTACGGCGCAATGATCTTCGAACTTGCAAACAATCCGCCGTTGAAACTGAAATAG